ATACTTGTTACTATTGATGGGGTTGTATCaataattagtatcacccaactagtggactaatgcaaatcctgcattttgattggctgtgctactataggtctattagtaatagtcatcgagtagcgaagttcgctgGTTTTGTAAActtatttatttcgttttattcccaaataaaattttttttgctgaatttattattgcttttttctgtccgactagttgggtgatactaaaacaattagacccttcgccctcaagggccacggatcaatagcccattcggctttgcctcatgggctaCTGCTCCGTAGCCATTTcaggctacgggtctaattgttaattattttagtattttaaCATGTCAGGCTTATGAATCCATCAATGCTAGCACCTTGGGCATTAcagaatttttaagaacaaagCAATACATTGTGATTGAATGCAACCATTCTTGATAGTATGCTTACTTGAGCAGCTCAGCAACTGTGTATTTACTCATTCGGATTGACCACCACcctaaaaaattttcaacacTGTAACTGTTACATTTTGTATCATTTTCCTCTTTGATATAAACCACATCTGCTGAATGAATAGCAGATCAATAAATTGTTGTTCTTGCTGTCTTACTTTCAGTTAGGAGAAAAAACCttgttcttcattttcatgCCCTAGTTTAAGCTTTCTTCCCTGGAATTAACACCAccaaaaattactttttttttttttacaagtaGCACccctattaattttttggctGTTGTGAAAGAAACTAATAAATACAGCTATCATGTGAGACATAAACAACAAATTCACAATATTGTCTAACTACAaacgttcaattttcattaatAACAAACAGCTTAAAACATTTCcacagaaaaataataataacaatttaacaataattattattattattaatatataaagcaaaaactcagtttttgtttttttcatctaCAGCTGCTATGATGCCAATAGTACTTTTAACAGAGTGAAAATTAGTCAATTAGCATAAATGAAAATGCGCTTGAAAATACCAACAGtattatgaaaaacaaaattattagtgCAGTTTTACCTTTCACATGAATTTTAACCTGGTGGTAATGTCTTTAAAATATAGTAACTCTAAACCTGTTGAGAAATCCTTTGATGCAAATGTAggatgtaataataataattataaactaTAAACTTCAGTTTTGAAACTTAAATTTTGTTATCAAGAAAACACAATGCACACAAAGTACAGGATTGCTTGATCTGTAATGAATTCCAAAAATCATACACTTTCTTCAGAAGACATCAACAACGGATTAATGTATTCAAACCCTTCAAACTCTGTCTGGTCAATGGTTTCCAGCAGTTTCCtgtcacaaaacaaaataaaaatatggtcAATAGTTTCCAGCATTCTTCTGCCATAAAACAAAGCTTCAATAATATGCTATACAGTAAATACTATTCAAGAAGCTGAGGAAGTATAAGAATAAAGACAATATTATTGCTGGGTCAGGAAAATTGATAACATTGTATTCTTCACAATTATTATGGAATAAATCCTTAGAgtgagcaattttcaaatggattattttttttcacctgtTGAAGGAGGCATTGTTTTTGGCCCCAACAACAATGATTTAAAAGGGTGTGAATTACCATGAGAGATTAAGATCACACAAGTAAAGGACAGAATTAACATTTAAGTTCTCTCAGCTAGATTCTGGAAACCCGTGAGCACTCTGAACAAGAGGTCAAACCTAACAGCTTACGGTTACTTCTactacagtcgaacctcgattatccggacctcgattatccagacttttcgattatccggactttttcactggtcccattttttttcatgaatattaataagctttgatctcaaaagctttcagaggtaaaaaatgtttaaaatcaagaaaagtgtgttcaaaacagcgcatttaccgcttggctttcaaaagatttagcgctcggcgacaaagagcattctgatgcattcagctgaattttgattgggtcagtattgttttgttgctaagGAAATGTCATGCTATCtttacttcttttctttatattgttgtctcattaatattcatattttcgattatccggactctcaattatccggactttttactgaggtcccgacgagtccggataatcgaggttcgactgtactcAGAAACTTTTTCAGACATGAGAAACTGGTGGGAGATATGTTAAGCAAAGCTTATATATTACTAGAAACATTATTGTCCAAATACAATGCAAGGACCTAAATAATTGAAACGCTAGAATAATTCTTGCTACAGTTTTATTACAGTCCGGCCATTGTAAATGCTTGattaatatatagatttagccaagcctaaaagcaGAGCTCCTCATTAtaaagtttttgtttatggtCATTAACTCTGCACCTGCAAACTTGTAACAGTGCGACGTTTCACATTTGACTTACATGAAGGGGGGACagacgtacgtacgtacggaCGGTCGATGACATCATGGCTATAAAACCACGCTATTAAGGGTGATTTAAATTAGCAAAGATCATGACTCCAGAATCAACAGATGGAAGGAGTTATTTCCCTATATAAACCAGGTATTTTATAGTTAGTTTCAGCTGACGGTAACTTACGGATCATCTGGAGTAAGCACAACCGGTTCGTTTGTAAACTGGGGATCAAAGTTTCCCAATCCATACCGATCTTCAATCCTTGGTTTAAATGGCGGAGCAATTTGTCGTGCTTCCAACTGAtgaggtaaaagaaaaaaaaattgaaaagcattGTTTGGAATGTGTTTCGTTTCTGATTGGAAATAACCTCAATAAAACGAAATCCAATCAGCTGACCAACATCACAAGCTCTATTTACCTGCTCCCAGTCAACTGCACGGAAAAACACATGCGATGTTATGTCTGCAAAGCCTGTCTGAGGGTGACAACCCAGTCTTTCAATAGGatcctggaaaaaaaatgaaaaaaaacttttttttaatgaatatcTTTGTCACTGACTTTGACACACTGCAAAGtctaaaattaatatgaagCCCTCATCAGTTTCAAAAGTACTTAATGTCAGTGTGTGTCATTCGAATTAATAATCTTTTTCATCATACCACAATGCTGTTCCTATCTACTTCTTATTAAGCAACTTTGGTGTATTTCTCAATATCTGCACAGCTGTGCGCACATGACATGATGTGTGCTATTCAGCAGCTCTGCAAAAGTTAGTTGAGTTGGTTATGGAAGAAACCAAAGAGGAGTTGCTGAATTTTACAATTAGCTTTGATATGGCTTAAGATTTGGCAGCATTGCAGGCCAGCAAAAGCAAGGAattgcaatgaaaacaaaagcaacaaattgCCTTGTGAGAACTTTAAGGTcaacatcaaaatttaataagaTGTTTTAGAGGACCAAATCGGCACTgcaatgttataaaacaattggttcatTGTTTAAGCTGTGCGTCTTGGTGAAAATGGATCCACTTAAAAGTTTTCTAAGCACCTGTGAATTTGAAGCATGCAGGCAGAAATTAATAGATGCATGCATGCAGAAATTGATAGATGCATGCTAACCATGACCCAAttgctaaaaatatttctgaaaAGGAATGCATTTACAAGTCAACAATGACAGTGTAAACAGAACTTTTCTTCAGTTTGCATTATTTTGTAAAAGATTAGTTTCCCAACCCACCTTATTAAGAAATCCCTTCAGGACAGAAGAGGCTTTGACTGACAGTGACCTAGGAATTCGTATTGGCTTTTCTAGAATAACTGTAAAgtaaaatcaaaacaacaatcAACCATAATTATGTTCTTCATCTACACCATCATTTTTTGGGTGCCAAGCAGGTAATGACGATAATCATTGTTGTGTCAGATTTGACCTCATTATTGTTCAAAAAGGGTACACTGCCATGAAATGAATCTAGTAGAGACTCCTCAAAAGCTCATCcctgtctgttttttttttttttccccgggtTATACACTAACAGTGTGTTGAGGGCTTGGTATTGTAAAAGTTGGAAAGGGAGTAGAAGAGGATGGTCACATTGTTTGAATCCCCTGAAAAGCTTCAGCTAGAGGAAAAACTATCTACAACCAATACAAAATTGGTAAAGTTGGCCACTCtgttttttaacttgaaagCTGAAGTTTTCCACATcagaactttaaaataaaactacaTGACACTATCCTTTTGGTACTGTCTCAGAACAACAGGTTCTTGGGTCTTGGACAAAATTCTTCCACCAAGGAGCACTGCTGGTTGTGAACATGTCCCAATAGCAAAATCCCACAAACCTTGAAAGAGGTAATCTTCTGTATTCTGATCAGGATTTTCAGCACTTCCAACAACATCAAAAGGTGATCGTCCAGCTAACATTTCAAACAACAGAACTCCCAAGGCCCACCAGTCAACGCTGAAACCTAAAAaccatttgaaagaaaggaaatcagTAATACAGTAGTTTCCAATGAGAATTTCAAACAAGTCATAGTGCATAGCTTAGCTTGGAACTCTAGCACAGAAGAACCAAATGGTGCATGTGTTACTAGAAGACGATCAATGAATGAAGAACAACCTCCAAAGATTAACAAATAGTAATTTCTTGAAGCATGTATTAAGTTATTGAGTAGATGGTTCAAGCATGGACAATATTATTGTGAATGTTTGTTGAAGCTTTGCACACAATACACACCACAGATATCTCAACAACAGTACAGTACGCACCATAATCTTCTCCTCTTAGTATCTCTGGAGCGATGTAGTTTGGTGTTCCACAGAATGTGCTTGTTGTATCACCAGGACGAAGACCCTCCTGTTTAAGTGATgaagtgcaaaacaataatcaAGTTAATGaacataataatgataatttttacttcaaccttctcaaattaattaataaataatgaacagaaaacaaaggaaatcactaccgtgaaggaggtttatgtgattttaataattattatcataaaattctgtgaacttttgctttgaatttttctAAGAATTataatgctttgagaagctatatctttgaagttggttaaaaaaacttggctgcactttgttttttcaacccacttcccAGTGTTTGAATATCTCATGAAACACTATGCCTTGtggtcaaaataattattacatcaCTTCGTCAAATGCATGGAGAAAGACATTCACTTACCTTGCACATTCCATAATCTGTGAGTTTTACGTGTCCATCAGAATCAAGTAGAACATTATCCAGCTTGAGATCACGATATATGACACCTGAACAAGGCAAACTATCAtcattgattcattttttggaagcaggggtttcaataagaTTGAAGCCTGCAGTAGTCTTTAACAAAGTCTTTCTCAAAATCACTTAATTTATTATGAAACAAAGCTcactcaaagaaaacaattgcttttcattggttattTGTGCTCTTGGAAAGCCATGACTGTGAactataatttcaatttgtcCAGGAAGATACTTAGCTATTGATTTTTCCTCACCTCTTTCATGTAAGAAATTTAAAGCACAAGATATTTCTGCAGAATAAAACCTGAAAGATACAAAATTACTCGACATTTCAGGGGAGATTCTTGTACAGCAAACATAACTACTGTATGACAAATGCCCCACTCTAATATGCAGGATTTGTACAGGTAGGTACACCATAAAACTATACATAAATGGCAGCCATAAAAAATTGTAATGCTTTTGTTTATGTAGATTATTCCTTTTGTTCATGACTTTTTGTTTAAGGTTCACTTGTGAAAAGATAAGAAGGATTCATGACAGCCATTTATGAACATTCTCTGTTATATCTACAACGTAAACTCACGTGTGAGATTATAGAAAATAAACTACTTGGATCCTGGATAAAGTTTTCATGAATTATGAGTGATATATTTTCCAGTAAAACACTTGTGTCTATATAATAAATTGCATTATCTAAATTTCTCTATTTAAGGGTATAAATATCACACAAGCCTCCCTAAACCAAGAAGTCGTAATGGtagaattattgttattacctAGCATGGTCCTCTGGCAGCCGTCTCTGTCGCTGCATGTGATACATAAGGTCACCACCACTTACAAACTCTATCACAAAAAATAAcctgcaaaaatgaaaagagcaATAATCTATTTTAACAATCAAGTTCAGATCAAAGTACTTTGGCTGAAGTCTAAatgaaaaggcaagaaatgaaCGTTCAAATGCAAATAGAATCAAAATATGTCCTTGAACAGACTTTGTCAGAGCcaatacaaattattattggatAATTTAACTTgtttgtgagaaaaaaaaacccaggAGAGGTCTATATCAAAAGTTGACAAAATGAAGTACTAATAACAGTTGAGTAGGagtttgtttcagaagattaaatattattaaggTGACTTGCATTGAGGCTGGTGTGAATGTGATCAGAttgattaataataatcaacaaaaaataagacaatGACATTGATATCACACCTATAATTTATCATCAAGACCACAGTGACTTGTACACTAGCAATCAAACTGATACAATTCAACACTATACTTACCTACTGGatgtttgaaaacaagaatGAAGTCCGACCAGAAATGGATGATTTGATGCTTGTTCAAACACATGCTTCTCAGTTTGTACCCAATCAATATCCTACAACAAACAACAGGCAGCAAGTGTCAACtcacaaatacaaaaaaaaatcatggagtttttttttatcttttgagaTTCAGACTGAATTAAATTGTGTGGGTATTAGTCTAAGCCAATGCTGCTCACTCCATTTTACTGACAGCGATCCTAAATAATTTCTACAAATGCTCAGCCTTCAGTGATTTTCCCAGTAACTGGTAATTGACCCATCACATTACACAATCACCTATTACTATAACAAATTTTAGAACTCCTGCTTTTGCCAGCTTACATATGTAGTACAATACAAGTCTTATCACCTCATCATCATTCACAAGCTCCTTCTTGACAACTTTCATTGCataaattcttttatttttctttaattccaCCTAACAAAAGCCAAACAATAGATTTTACTAGAAATAATGGATAACACGGTAAAACGAATTGtgtaacaagaaaatgaaagtatTTACTTAAGATGCTGCGatcaaaaatgaacaattattataattatgttattCATTTTGTAATAGTCGGTACATGTTAACAACGTTAGTCCTAGAGCCaaactacaaaattaatgcaataaaacaaaaaaaaaaaaacaagaatgcAATGGTATAAACCCACTCCCTTTGAAGAAGGCATTGACATTTTCAATACTGTAAGTGCTGCAATAATTACTTAGTGTACTTTGGGGTTACTTTGAGGCAGGTTATTCAGCATAATTTTGCCAAGTAGTAATATTCCAgaatggaataattattattacacaaTGACTTGCAGTAGGCTTGCGAATTTTCAatcacctttttttctttggaaataTACACAGATGGTAAAACATAGAGCTGTATAGACAAAAGCCAGCTGTTGCATGTAtagtttttgtcattttgatgTCAAGTCCAAACCAAGAGAAAAAATCAGCACTGTTTATGTTCTGTTGGGACTTATTATCAATGGTGAGTCAAAGCAAGAAAGCACGTCCATGAGAAAGTCAATGAGAATTACACAGGAACAATATTGCTGaccattttttaaattattagaGTTGTTACTTTTTGCAGTCCAATAATATGAAGAGAACTACAatccagtgcaaaaagagttGGGACAGCTCATATTATGGTTCTAATTTCACATATTTGAGACACAACACACCCTGTGTTTTTCAAACCCCCCCTGCCCCTATGCAATGTTGCCAAAAAAGACTTATTGCATTCCTCAGGGTACAACTATAACAAGAGTGCAACATTGCTTGGGGGGAAGGGGGATATTAATAGAACAAAGGCATTTTTTCctgattttattgtttgatatgcaaattttgacgaAAAATATCTCATTTGTAGCAACGATTTTGCTCCGGATTGTAGCTACTGTATATTATTCACTATACTTAAGCCCAACAACCATCCGTGTTAGTGATATTTTAAATCTAACTTACCAGCAGTACTTTAGCATAGCTGCCTCTTCCTATAACTCTTAAAAGTGTAAAGTCGTTAAGAGAAATCAAGAAACTGCTTCCTGATGACGCTTCCTTTGCTTTGGAGCCTTGACTATAATCAACCGTAAGCAGGCCACGTTTACGTGTTGCTGGACTGTCACTTCGTGCTGAGAAAACAGGACAAAACATTTTAACTCAACCAGTTTTTACCAATTTGATTGGAGATTGCCTTCCCTATTTGGCAAGCATTAGCAAAAAGCTAATGTGTGTAATTAGGCCACAATAATAAAGGGGCATTCAATTGTGCCTTTCCCTGGTCAACCCTTTCATTCCACAAAATGCCCAATGATGAGTAGTCAGATTACATTCAAAACAACTGCTGTACTCTTCCCTCTCAACAACCAATCAGACTTCTTGTGACGACGGATAAAATTAACTACTTTTGTAACAAGACACTAATGTTCCACcctttcattttctcaattttgcTGGAACACCACTTTGAGCTTAATGAAAACGTGTTTGGATATCGTTGAAAACGGCTGACGTAAGCTATTACATACAGTCTTAAAGAGACCATACCATAACCAGGAACATGGCTTCTCTTTTATTGGAACACAGAATCCTCTTTTAATCACGGAGtgtttgattatttttaattattgtagATATACATGCATGCAAATTAACTTACTTCGTTTGGGACCTGGGGCCTCTTCTGCCGGGGGTATTTTTGTGCCGACTGCCCCAATCGGGGGTAAGGATGAGTGAATTGTTGATTGGGCGGATGAGTGCTAAGGAGAGTTTGTACATATGTTAGCAGTTATATGTGAACAACATCACTGAACACAGCAAATCACTTGACGTACACCTAAAAGATCCTTGAAGGATGAAAGATGATGTTCATCATGATTGGACAGAATGTAGAGCTTTGTGGAGGACTGAGGCCAGTCACACAAGTCATATTGGACATGACAACGCAACTTTAAATGCatgctgatgatgatgacgatgacaatACTATCACTGTCACGTATGAGGAATATGATGATAACaagtgataatgataatgattaaGGGGAAATACTCAAGAGAACCATCACACTTACTATCTGTTGTCCACACTGGACCTTGATCAACTTGTGACATTTTTTGTGAACCACCAATTTGCATTGCAGACATTTGTATCCCTGTtagaaaaaggaagattttGCTACTTATCTTGGATGCACTAATTAATCTGGTGGAAGAGAAATGATTATTGCGAGAGCTTATGAAAAGTTGAAGGCTTTCTGGAGGTGAATTTCTCTTAACATGCTTTTAAGTTCTGGCCAGCGACTGGGTAGTTTATAGAGTTGTTTATCATATTATTATCTCCCATACTttcattgataaaaataattacatcCTCTAGAGAGATGCCAAAATACCCTCACAATGTATATGTTGGTatcaaaaaacaatgaaaaactatTAACTTCATTTCTGACAAAGTTGACTGGTTTTTACTTTCCTAAAGTTCAGCAGCTGAATGAATTACCTGTCGTCCAAGACCCCATATCCTATCTGAGCAGAACGAACATGTCGCAAGCTGCAACAGGGATGAAAAAATACAGAAAGTTGCATGATTTGTAGATCTTGCCATCACATGTGTCCAAAAAACTAGAttctaaataataatttgtctgACAAGTAATAACAAAGAACAAAGTaaagtttttaaaaataggaaatagATCCTTGTCAGAATGACACTTTGAAACTGACAAAGAGGGTCTGAGCCTTTCACTAACAATATAGTAATCATTATTCTTATTGTGAACAACTCAATGTACAACAGAACTGACAggtgacaataataattattactgtgaTTATCCACAGGGTTCAATAATGTGGGACGTTTTTTTAGGGATCATATCAATAAAATGGTAGCCAGCAAGTAAActtgataaaaatagtattGTGTCAGTTAGAAATCATTTgtagaataattaattttttttgtaacccTACAGTTAGCAAAAAATATCTACtgtatgttgtggtttaaatttatccttggtttaatgttttttgaactggtttcaattttatttgccattgttccagattgtggtaatgaatacatgataaaggaaaataaaaattaaaccagtttttaaaattttgcaccaaaaccaaatttaaaccacaacatttaccttaacataattattctgagtgaaaataaaacgcatgtcaaaatgatttcaacctaGTATGATTCTTGCTTCTCTTGCCTCTTAACCCTAATTTAATGACTAATGTTTAAAGACACTAGAAAATAGAGAATCAAGCTACCCTGAATTCACTTCAACTAGAATATCATTTTCCTCTTCCAAAGACATCACTTTCAAACATAAAGATGATCAAGACTTCTAGACAATAGTTAAGCCAAACTTCATTTGTAGCACAATAAACACACCCTGCTAAATCTCTTTGCCACAAAAGAATGTCCATTAACAATGTGAATCTTTCTCCATCTTTTTGCGCCCCTTCTGTAAATATTTCCTAAGagaaggaaagagaaaagcCAAAGTGAATCAATAATACATCTACATCTTTTTTTCTCGCTGGAGCTCTGTTTTCCTTATCAActaaatttattttaccaatAGATATATTTT
This sequence is a window from Acropora palmata chromosome 6, jaAcrPala1.3, whole genome shotgun sequence. Protein-coding genes within it:
- the LOC141883509 gene encoding protein kinase C iota type-like isoform X1; its protein translation is MTEVRLGCLPVSMTSVAKNVYPVSASSDDLDTSNDDAVDSTEGVAPVVLTGYWEKEEQGILEEPAANNEEEIVYAVIEEYRHLTLYPPINLKAIFEGTIMVLSMETRITLEKFCEDMRDIFKFHEEEDFTMKWLDEEGDPCTISCQEELNEAIRLYELNRDSELVIHLFKGIPEEPGRLCDGETRNIYRRGAKRWRKIHIVNGHSFVAKRFSRLATCSFCSDRIWGLGRQGYKCLQCKLVVHKKCHKLIKVQCGQQIHSSAQSTIHSSLPPIGAVGTKIPPAEEAPGPKRTRSDSPATRKRGLLTVDYSQGSKAKEASSGSSFLISLNDFTLLRVIGRGSYAKVLLVELKKNKRIYAMKVVKKELVNDDEDIDWVQTEKHVFEQASNHPFLVGLHSCFQTSSRLFFVIEFVSGGDLMYHMQRQRRLPEDHARFYSAEISCALNFLHERGVIYRDLKLDNVLLDSDGHVKLTDYGMCKEGLRPGDTTSTFCGTPNYIAPEILRGEDYGFSVDWWALGVLLFEMLAGRSPFDVVGSAENPDQNTEDYLFQVILEKPIRIPRSLSVKASSVLKGFLNKDPIERLGCHPQTGFADITSHVFFRAVDWEQLEARQIAPPFKPRIEDRYGLGNFDPQFTNEPVVLTPDDPKLLETIDQTEFEGFEYINPLLMSSEESV
- the LOC141883509 gene encoding protein kinase C iota type-like isoform X2 gives rise to the protein MPVMNSVDYMESVAVKAAYNGTIMVLSMETRITLEKFCEDMRDIFKFHEEEDFTMKWLDEEGDPCTISCQEELNEAIRLYELNRDSELVIHLFKGIPEEPGRLCDGETRNIYRRGAKRWRKIHIVNGHSFVAKRFSRLATCSFCSDRIWGLGRQGYKCLQCKLVVHKKCHKLIKVQCGQQIHSSAQSTIHSSLPPIGAVGTKIPPAEEAPGPKRTRSDSPATRKRGLLTVDYSQGSKAKEASSGSSFLISLNDFTLLRVIGRGSYAKVLLVELKKNKRIYAMKVVKKELVNDDEDIDWVQTEKHVFEQASNHPFLVGLHSCFQTSSRLFFVIEFVSGGDLMYHMQRQRRLPEDHARFYSAEISCALNFLHERGVIYRDLKLDNVLLDSDGHVKLTDYGMCKEGLRPGDTTSTFCGTPNYIAPEILRGEDYGFSVDWWALGVLLFEMLAGRSPFDVVGSAENPDQNTEDYLFQVILEKPIRIPRSLSVKASSVLKGFLNKDPIERLGCHPQTGFADITSHVFFRAVDWEQLEARQIAPPFKPRIEDRYGLGNFDPQFTNEPVVLTPDDPKLLETIDQTEFEGFEYINPLLMSSEESV